One region of Roseovarius faecimaris genomic DNA includes:
- the ligA gene encoding NAD-dependent DNA ligase LigA yields MSESDFSKLDVAALTEAQAEAELARLAQVLEAANTAYHRDDAPDISDAEYDALKARNLAIEARFPALKRADSPSEQVGGAVAEGFSKVAHAVRMLSLANAFDDADITEFDERIRRYLGLAPDAPLAYTSEPKIDGLSLSLRYENGQLVQAATRGDGSVGENVTANARTIDDIPQRLTGAPDILEVRGEVYMSHPDFEALNARQAERADKQFANPRNAAAGSLRQLDASITKARPLRFFAYAWGETSEALSDTQMGAIERLAALGFQTNPLTALCDGPDDLLKQYLRIEQARATLGYDIDGVVYKVNDLALQARLGFRSTTPRWAIAHKFPAELAWTRLDAIDIQVGRTGALSPVARLSPVTVGGVVVSNATLHNEDYIAGRGNDGEVIRDGKDLRVGDWVQVYRAGDVIPKVADVDLSKRPADAVPYTFPETCPDCGSDAIREEGDAVRRCTGGLICPAQAVEKLKHFVSRAAFDIEGLGAKQVEMFYHDDQLPVHEPAEIFTLKQRDAKNLTRLANRDGWGETSAGNLFQAIDDKRRIPLKRFLFSLGIRHVGEVAAADLARHFGRYETLSATLDAAAPAADRHLQADAAEAEERRSAMAEGRRARIKPARDAVWEGLDPAAKSAWEELIGIDGIGATVAVALVTSFQQEAERASINRLIAELEIEPDDTPAAADSPVAGKTVVFTGTLEKMTRAEAKARAEALGAKVSGSVSAKTDLLVAGPGAGSKAKKAADLGVETIDEDAWLALIGDA; encoded by the coding sequence GTGTCGGAGAGCGATTTCAGCAAACTGGATGTGGCGGCTCTGACCGAGGCGCAGGCCGAGGCGGAACTGGCGCGGCTTGCGCAGGTTCTGGAGGCGGCCAATACCGCCTATCACCGCGACGACGCGCCCGACATATCCGATGCCGAGTATGATGCCCTCAAGGCCCGGAACCTGGCCATCGAGGCCCGGTTTCCCGCGCTCAAACGGGCCGACAGCCCAAGCGAACAGGTGGGCGGGGCGGTGGCCGAAGGGTTTTCCAAAGTGGCCCATGCGGTGCGCATGCTGTCGCTGGCCAACGCGTTTGACGACGCCGATATCACCGAGTTCGACGAGCGGATTCGCCGCTATCTCGGCCTCGCCCCGGACGCGCCGCTGGCCTATACATCGGAGCCCAAGATCGACGGGCTGAGCCTGAGCCTGCGCTACGAGAACGGTCAGCTCGTGCAGGCCGCCACGCGCGGCGACGGCTCGGTGGGCGAAAACGTGACCGCCAATGCGCGCACCATCGACGATATTCCGCAGCGCCTGACCGGCGCGCCCGATATTCTGGAGGTGCGCGGCGAGGTCTATATGAGCCACCCGGATTTCGAGGCGCTCAATGCGCGGCAGGCCGAAAGGGCTGACAAGCAATTCGCCAACCCGCGCAATGCCGCGGCAGGGTCGCTGCGCCAGCTTGATGCTTCGATCACGAAGGCGCGTCCGCTCCGGTTTTTCGCCTATGCCTGGGGCGAAACCTCCGAAGCGTTGTCCGACACCCAGATGGGCGCGATCGAACGGCTTGCCGCGCTGGGCTTTCAGACCAATCCGCTGACCGCCCTTTGCGACGGGCCGGACGACCTTTTAAAACAATACCTGCGTATCGAGCAGGCGCGGGCCACGCTGGGCTATGACATCGATGGCGTGGTCTACAAGGTCAATGACCTGGCGCTGCAGGCGCGGCTCGGGTTCCGGTCGACCACGCCGCGCTGGGCGATTGCGCATAAATTCCCGGCCGAGCTTGCCTGGACCCGGCTCGATGCGATCGACATTCAGGTGGGCCGCACCGGCGCGCTCAGCCCCGTGGCGCGGCTCAGCCCGGTCACGGTGGGCGGCGTGGTCGTCTCCAACGCGACGCTGCACAATGAGGATTACATCGCCGGGCGGGGCAATGACGGCGAGGTGATCCGCGACGGCAAGGACCTGCGCGTGGGCGATTGGGTGCAGGTCTACCGCGCGGGGGATGTGATCCCGAAAGTGGCGGATGTGGACCTGAGCAAACGGCCCGCCGATGCCGTACCCTATACCTTCCCCGAGACCTGCCCCGATTGCGGCTCGGACGCCATCCGCGAGGAAGGTGACGCCGTGCGCCGCTGCACCGGCGGGCTGATCTGCCCGGCGCAGGCGGTGGAAAAGCTCAAGCATTTCGTGTCGCGCGCGGCGTTTGACATCGAGGGGCTGGGGGCCAAACAGGTCGAGATGTTCTATCATGATGACCAGTTGCCGGTGCATGAACCTGCGGAGATTTTCACGCTGAAGCAGCGCGATGCCAAAAATCTCACCAGGCTGGCCAATCGCGATGGCTGGGGCGAGACCTCGGCGGGCAATCTGTTTCAGGCGATCGATGACAAGCGCCGGATCCCGCTGAAGCGGTTCCTCTTTTCGCTGGGGATCCGCCATGTGGGTGAGGTGGCCGCCGCCGATCTGGCGCGGCATTTCGGCCGCTATGAGACCCTGAGCGCCACGCTGGACGCCGCAGCCCCTGCCGCCGACCGGCATTTGCAGGCCGATGCGGCCGAGGCTGAAGAGCGCCGAAGCGCCATGGCCGAGGGCCGCCGTGCCCGGATCAAACCGGCACGCGATGCGGTCTGGGAGGGGCTGGATCCGGCCGCGAAGTCGGCCTGGGAGGAGCTGATCGGTATTGACGGGATCGGCGCGACCGTGGCGGTGGCACTGGTCACGAGCTTTCAGCAGGAGGCCGAGCGTGCCTCGATCAACCGGCTGATTGCCGAGCTGGAGATCGAGCCCGACGACACGCCTGCCGCCGCCGATAGCCCCGTGGCAGGCAAGACGGTGGTCTTTACCGGCACGCTGGAGAAGATGACCCGCGCCGAGGCCAAGGCGCGGGCCGAGGCACTGGGGGCCAAGGTGTCGGGCAGTGTGTCGGCCAAGACCGACCTTCTGGTCGCCGGGCCAGGAGCGGGCTCGAAGGCCAAGAAGGCCGCCGACCTGGGGGTCGAGACCATCGACGAGGATGCCTGGCTTGCCCTGATCGGTGACGCATGA
- a CDS encoding iron-sulfur cluster assembly scaffold protein yields the protein MSGDNDLIKLYSSRILALAADMPALERLEAPDATVKKRAPLCGSTVTVDLTVADGRVTGYGQEVKACALGQAAASIVGANIVGCTPDEVRTARDALKAMLKSDGPTPPAPFDGLEVLRPARDYKNRHASILLTLDASVEALDMIAAASSCA from the coding sequence ATGAGCGGCGACAACGACCTGATCAAGCTCTATTCCTCGCGCATTCTGGCGCTGGCCGCCGATATGCCCGCGCTTGAACGGCTGGAGGCCCCAGATGCCACCGTCAAGAAACGCGCGCCGCTCTGTGGCTCCACCGTGACGGTTGATCTGACCGTGGCCGACGGGCGCGTCACCGGTTACGGCCAAGAGGTCAAGGCCTGCGCGCTTGGCCAGGCCGCGGCCAGCATCGTCGGCGCCAATATCGTCGGCTGCACACCCGATGAGGTCCGCACCGCGCGCGATGCGCTCAAGGCCATGCTCAAATCCGACGGCCCGACCCCGCCCGCGCCCTTCGACGGGCTCGAAGTGCTGCGCCCCGCGCGCGACTACAAGAACCGGCATGCCTCGATCCTGCTGACGCTCGACGCCTCGGTCGAGGCGCTCGACATGATCGCCGCCGCCAGTTCCTGCGCCTGA
- the mnmA gene encoding tRNA 2-thiouridine(34) synthase MnmA yields MSLDQSLNSLGLPKPPAETRVVVAMSGGVDSSVVAAQLAEEGYDVVGVTLQLYDHGAALAKKGACCAGVDIHDARRVAEDMGFPHYVLDYENIFKDAVIDEFADSYLAGATPVPCIRCNERVKFKDLLETARDLDADCMATGHYIQRKEGPNGPELHCAEDANRDQSYFLFSTTPEQLAFLRFPLGHLPSKDATRVLAAKYGLVVADKPDSQDICFVPNGNYASVIEKLRPGAAEPGEIVDVDGNVLGKHDGVIHYTIGQRRGLGIGGLADPLYVVKLDVDAKQVIVGPKEMLSTRTIPVREINWLGDAPFDSQSEWHVSVKVRSTRPPREAIIRPLSATEAEVELLTPEEGVSPGQACVFYETGGTRIYGGGWIWRGY; encoded by the coding sequence ATGTCGCTGGATCAGAGCCTTAACTCGCTTGGCCTGCCCAAGCCCCCCGCCGAGACGCGTGTCGTCGTGGCGATGTCGGGTGGCGTGGACAGCTCTGTCGTGGCCGCGCAACTGGCCGAGGAAGGCTATGACGTTGTGGGTGTGACCCTGCAGCTTTACGATCATGGCGCGGCGCTGGCCAAGAAAGGCGCGTGCTGTGCGGGTGTCGATATCCATGACGCGCGCCGCGTGGCTGAGGATATGGGCTTTCCGCATTACGTGCTGGATTACGAAAACATCTTCAAGGATGCCGTGATCGACGAGTTTGCCGACAGCTACCTGGCCGGGGCCACGCCGGTGCCCTGCATCCGCTGCAACGAGCGGGTGAAATTCAAGGACCTGCTGGAGACGGCGAGGGATCTGGACGCCGATTGCATGGCCACCGGGCACTATATTCAGCGCAAGGAGGGCCCGAACGGCCCCGAACTGCACTGCGCCGAGGATGCGAACCGCGACCAGTCCTATTTCCTGTTCTCGACCACGCCCGAGCAACTGGCGTTCCTGCGCTTCCCGCTGGGGCACCTGCCATCGAAGGACGCCACCCGGGTGCTTGCCGCCAAATACGGGCTGGTTGTCGCCGACAAGCCGGACAGCCAGGACATCTGTTTCGTGCCGAACGGGAACTATGCGTCGGTGATCGAAAAGCTGCGCCCCGGGGCGGCGGAGCCGGGCGAGATCGTGGATGTGGACGGCAACGTACTGGGCAAACATGACGGCGTGATCCACTACACGATCGGCCAGCGGCGCGGCCTTGGCATCGGCGGGCTGGCCGACCCTCTCTATGTGGTCAAGCTCGACGTGGACGCCAAGCAGGTCATTGTCGGACCAAAGGAGATGCTCAGCACGCGCACCATCCCCGTGCGCGAAATCAACTGGCTGGGCGACGCGCCGTTCGACAGCCAGAGCGAATGGCATGTCTCGGTCAAGGTCCGCTCCACCCGCCCCCCGCGCGAGGCCATCATCCGGCCGCTCTCGGCGACCGAAGCCGAGGTGGAACTGCTCACCCCCGAAGAGGGCGTTTCTCCGGGACAGGCCTGCGTGTTCTACGAAACCGGCGGCACCCGCATCTATGGCGGCGGCTGGATCTGGCGCGGATACTGA
- the hisI gene encoding phosphoribosyl-AMP cyclohydrolase — protein MGFDPSTLRYNEAGLIPAIAQEAETGEVLMMAWMNAEAVVRTLETGRVTYWSRSRQAFWVKGESSGHVQALVELRVDCDRDCLLCLVRQTGPACHTNRRSCFYTAVQDGVEVELMAPMED, from the coding sequence ATGGGGTTTGATCCATCCACGCTGCGCTATAATGAAGCGGGGCTGATCCCGGCGATCGCGCAGGAGGCGGAGACGGGCGAGGTGCTGATGATGGCCTGGATGAACGCCGAGGCCGTGGTGCGCACCCTGGAGACGGGGCGGGTGACCTATTGGAGCCGCTCGCGACAGGCCTTCTGGGTGAAGGGCGAAAGCTCGGGCCATGTGCAGGCGCTGGTCGAATTGCGGGTGGATTGTGACCGGGATTGCCTGTTGTGCCTGGTCCGCCAGACCGGGCCGGCCTGCCATACGAACCGCCGTAGCTGTTTTTACACGGCGGTCCAGGACGGGGTCGAAGTCGAGCTGATGGCGCCGATGGAAGATTGA
- the gluQRS gene encoding tRNA glutamyl-Q(34) synthetase GluQRS produces MTFTTRFAPSPTGPLHLGHAYSALLAYDMARAANGVFHLRIDDIDQSRARPEWEAQIFDDLSWLGLSWPSPVLRQSDRVPRYRDALKTLWDQGLLYPCSCSRADIRAAASAPQEGAPLHGPDGLVYPGTCRPASPPSGPMPDAVMRLDMARALARLTHPLCFHETGAGPDGTTGEIHPLDMLQTVGDVVLARRDMGASYHLSVVIDDADQAITHVIRGRDLFDATQIHVLLQRLLNQPTPAYHHHRLIRDDTGKRLAKRDDARAIATYRAEGCTQADIRMKIGL; encoded by the coding sequence GTGACTTTCACGACCCGATTCGCCCCGTCGCCCACCGGCCCTTTGCATCTGGGTCATGCCTATTCGGCGCTGCTTGCCTATGACATGGCCCGCGCGGCGAACGGGGTTTTTCACCTGCGTATCGACGATATCGATCAAAGCCGCGCGCGCCCCGAATGGGAGGCGCAGATCTTTGATGATCTGAGCTGGCTCGGCCTCTCCTGGCCCAGCCCCGTCCTGCGCCAGTCCGACCGGGTACCGCGCTATCGTGATGCGCTGAAAACCCTTTGGGATCAGGGCCTTCTCTACCCGTGTTCCTGCAGCCGCGCCGATATCCGTGCCGCCGCCTCCGCCCCCCAGGAGGGTGCGCCGCTGCATGGGCCCGACGGGCTGGTCTACCCCGGCACCTGCCGTCCGGCTTCACCGCCTTCCGGGCCCATGCCCGATGCGGTTATGCGCCTCGACATGGCGCGCGCCCTCGCCCGGCTCACCCATCCGCTTTGCTTTCATGAAACCGGCGCAGGCCCAGACGGCACCACCGGCGAGATCCACCCGCTGGACATGCTTCAAACCGTTGGCGATGTCGTGCTCGCCCGGCGCGACATGGGCGCGTCCTATCACCTGTCGGTCGTGATCGACGATGCCGATCAGGCCATCACCCATGTGATCCGGGGCCGGGATCTCTTTGACGCCACGCAAATCCACGTGCTGCTGCAACGCCTGCTGAACCAGCCCACACCGGCCTATCACCATCATCGCCTGATCCGTGACGACACAGGCAAGCGCCTGGCCAAACGTGACGACGCCCGCGCCATCGCCACCTATCGCGCCGAAGGCTGCACGCAAGCCGATATTCGCATGAAGATCGGCCTATAA
- the dxs gene encoding 1-deoxy-D-xylulose-5-phosphate synthase — MTDRPETPLLDRVTTPADLKQFSDAELVQLAHELRAETISAVSETGGHLGAGLGVVELTVALHHVWDAPRDKIIWDVSHQCYPHKILTGRRDRIRTLRQKDGLSGFTKRSESPYDPFGAAHSSTSISAALGFAVARDLGGLCDTGHGDAIAVIGDGAMSAGMAFEAMNNAGHLKKRLIVILNDNEMSIAPPVGALSSYLSRLYAGEPFQELKAAAKGAVSLLPGPFQEGAKRAKEMLKGMTVGGTLFEELGFSYVGPIDGHDMDQLLPVLRTVKARATGPILIHVTTTKGKGYAPAEAARDGGHATARFDVLTGKQIKAPSNAPSYTRVFADALLEEAARDDKICAITAAMPDGTGLNLFAERYPSRCFDVGIAEQHAVTFSAGLAAGGMKPFCALYSTFLQRGYDQVVHDVALQRLPVRFPIDRAGLVGADGATHAGAYDIAYLANLPGFVVMAAADEAELKHMVATAAAHDEGPIAFRFPRGEGQGVEMPERGQVLDIGKGRMVQEGARVAILSFGTRLGEVLRASEALRARGVTPTVADARFAKPLDEALILELAASHEALITIEEGAVGGFGSHVAQLLSDHAVFDRGLKFRSMVLPDIFIDQASPADMYAVAGMNAADIEAKVLDVLGVAQIGDKRA, encoded by the coding sequence ATGACCGACCGCCCAGAGACACCGCTTTTGGACCGGGTGACGACCCCTGCCGATCTCAAACAGTTCAGCGATGCAGAGCTGGTGCAGCTTGCCCATGAGCTGCGCGCCGAGACGATCTCGGCCGTTTCAGAGACGGGCGGGCATCTGGGGGCCGGGCTGGGCGTGGTCGAGCTGACCGTGGCGCTGCATCATGTCTGGGACGCCCCGCGCGACAAGATTATCTGGGATGTGAGCCACCAGTGCTATCCACACAAGATCCTGACCGGGCGGCGGGACCGCATCCGCACCTTGCGGCAGAAGGACGGGCTGAGCGGGTTCACCAAACGCTCGGAAAGCCCATATGACCCGTTCGGGGCGGCCCATAGCTCGACCTCGATCAGCGCCGCATTGGGATTTGCCGTTGCGCGCGATCTGGGTGGGCTGTGCGACACGGGCCACGGCGATGCGATTGCGGTGATCGGCGACGGGGCGATGTCAGCGGGCATGGCCTTTGAGGCGATGAACAACGCAGGCCATCTGAAAAAACGGCTGATCGTCATTCTGAACGACAATGAGATGAGCATTGCGCCGCCCGTGGGCGCGTTGTCATCGTATCTGTCGCGGCTTTACGCGGGCGAGCCGTTCCAGGAGCTGAAGGCCGCGGCCAAGGGGGCGGTGTCGCTGTTGCCGGGGCCGTTCCAGGAGGGGGCGAAACGGGCCAAGGAAATGCTCAAGGGCATGACCGTGGGCGGCACGCTGTTCGAGGAGCTGGGCTTTTCCTATGTCGGCCCGATCGACGGGCATGACATGGACCAGCTTCTGCCGGTGCTGCGCACGGTGAAGGCGCGGGCGACCGGGCCGATCCTCATTCACGTGACCACGACCAAGGGCAAGGGCTATGCGCCGGCCGAGGCCGCGCGCGACGGCGGCCATGCAACGGCGCGGTTCGACGTGCTGACCGGCAAGCAGATCAAGGCGCCGAGCAACGCGCCGAGCTATACCCGTGTCTTTGCCGATGCGCTGCTGGAAGAGGCCGCAAGGGATGACAAGATTTGCGCCATCACCGCCGCGATGCCGGATGGGACGGGGCTGAACCTTTTTGCCGAGCGCTATCCGAGCCGCTGCTTTGACGTGGGCATCGCCGAGCAGCACGCAGTGACCTTTTCCGCAGGGCTCGCGGCGGGCGGGATGAAGCCGTTTTGTGCGCTTTACTCCACCTTCCTGCAGCGCGGCTATGATCAGGTGGTGCATGATGTGGCGCTGCAGCGCCTGCCGGTGCGTTTTCCGATTGACCGGGCGGGTCTGGTGGGCGCCGATGGGGCAACCCATGCGGGGGCCTACGACATTGCCTATCTGGCGAACCTGCCGGGCTTTGTGGTCATGGCCGCCGCTGATGAGGCCGAGCTGAAGCATATGGTCGCCACCGCCGCCGCCCATGACGAGGGGCCGATTGCCTTCCGCTTCCCGCGTGGCGAGGGGCAGGGGGTAGAGATGCCCGAGCGCGGGCAGGTGCTTGATATCGGCAAGGGACGCATGGTGCAGGAGGGCGCGCGCGTCGCGATCCTGAGCTTCGGGACACGTCTGGGCGAGGTGCTGCGCGCCAGCGAGGCGCTGCGCGCACGCGGCGTGACACCCACGGTCGCGGATGCGCGTTTTGCCAAGCCGCTCGATGAGGCGCTGATCCTGGAGCTGGCCGCCAGTCACGAAGCGCTGATCACCATCGAAGAGGGGGCAGTGGGCGGCTTCGGCTCTCACGTGGCGCAGCTGCTGTCCGACCATGCGGTGTTCGACCGGGGGCTCAAATTCCGCTCCATGGTGCTGCCCGACATCTTTATCGACCAGGCGAGCCCGGCAGATATGTATGCGGTGGCAGGCATGAATGCCGCCGATATCGAGGCAAAGGTGCTAGACGTGCTGGGCGTGGCGCAGATCGGCGACAAGCGGGCGTGA
- the recG gene encoding ATP-dependent DNA helicase RecG: protein MSTRPEILFPLFADLETLEGVGPKTAKTLAALDIEKPRDLLFTLPHSGVDRRKRATVQGAELPGVVTVEVTVGQHRAPSRKGGAYRVNVEDAATSFELVFFHARDDYLRRILPTGARRVVSGKVELFDGIANMVHPDHILEPAEADDIPDFEPTYPLTAGVTQKTMRKAATSAVARAPELAEWIDPVQKAQAGWPDWQEAVRVAHAPDDTQDLAASHPARARLAYDEFMAHQLTLALARSKLRRAKGRVTVGTGALQAKVLEALPYALTGAQTRAIAEIAADMAEPHKMSRLLQGDVGAGKTLVAFKALLIAVEAGGQGVMMAPTEILARQHLEGLRPLAESAGVVLEILTGRDKGRERQAKLAALAAGKIQILVGTHAVFQKDVEFADLRLAIVDEQHRFGVRQRLELGQKGDRADMLVMTATPIPRSLELAQYGDLDVSVLDEKPPGRLPIKTALVNMDRIDEVVDHLRRAIDEGRQAYWVCPLVEDSEAVDLSSATDRFKRLRAALGEAKVGLVHGQMPPDEKDAAMAAFQRGETSVLVATTVIEVGVDVPNASIMVIERAEHFGLAQLHQLRGRVGRGAEASTCLLMYQAPLSDGGTRRLETMRETEDGFRIAEVDLQMRGAGDLIGTAQSGLPRFRVGDLESQAALMAVAQSDARKLLAEDAELKSARGQAARVLLWLMEQDRAIRLIGVG from the coding sequence ATGAGCACCCGGCCCGAAATCCTTTTTCCGCTTTTTGCGGATCTGGAAACGCTGGAGGGCGTGGGGCCGAAAACCGCCAAGACCCTGGCCGCACTCGATATCGAAAAGCCGCGCGACCTGCTCTTTACCCTGCCGCATTCCGGCGTGGACCGGCGCAAGCGCGCAACCGTGCAGGGGGCGGAACTGCCGGGGGTGGTGACGGTGGAAGTGACCGTGGGCCAGCACCGCGCGCCAAGCCGGAAAGGCGGGGCGTATCGCGTCAATGTGGAGGATGCGGCGACGAGCTTTGAACTCGTCTTTTTCCATGCGCGCGACGACTATCTGCGGCGTATCCTGCCCACCGGTGCGCGGCGGGTGGTGTCGGGCAAGGTGGAGCTGTTCGACGGGATCGCCAACATGGTCCATCCCGATCACATTCTGGAGCCCGCCGAGGCGGACGACATCCCCGATTTTGAGCCGACCTATCCCCTGACCGCCGGGGTGACGCAAAAGACCATGCGCAAGGCGGCAACGTCTGCCGTGGCCCGTGCGCCCGAGCTGGCGGAATGGATCGACCCGGTGCAGAAGGCCCAGGCGGGCTGGCCCGATTGGCAGGAGGCCGTGCGGGTCGCCCATGCGCCGGACGACACGCAGGATCTGGCGGCATCGCACCCGGCGCGGGCGCGGCTGGCCTATGACGAGTTCATGGCGCATCAGCTGACCCTGGCGCTCGCGCGCTCGAAGCTGCGCCGTGCCAAGGGCCGGGTGACGGTGGGCACGGGGGCGTTGCAGGCAAAGGTTCTGGAGGCGCTGCCCTATGCGCTGACCGGGGCGCAGACCCGCGCGATCGCCGAGATCGCCGCCGACATGGCCGAGCCGCACAAGATGTCCCGCCTGTTGCAGGGCGATGTGGGCGCGGGCAAGACGCTGGTCGCGTTCAAGGCGCTGCTGATTGCCGTGGAGGCGGGCGGGCAGGGGGTGATGATGGCCCCGACCGAAATCCTCGCACGGCAGCATCTGGAAGGGCTCAGGCCGCTGGCGGAAAGCGCGGGCGTGGTCCTCGAAATTCTGACCGGGCGCGACAAGGGCCGCGAGCGGCAGGCCAAGCTGGCAGCGTTGGCGGCGGGCAAGATCCAGATCCTCGTGGGCACCCATGCGGTGTTCCAGAAGGACGTGGAGTTTGCTGATCTGAGGCTGGCCATTGTCGATGAACAACACCGGTTCGGCGTGCGCCAGCGGCTGGAGCTGGGGCAGAAGGGCGACCGGGCCGATATGCTGGTGATGACGGCGACGCCGATCCCGCGCAGCCTGGAGCTGGCACAATATGGCGATCTGGATGTCAGCGTGCTGGATGAAAAGCCGCCGGGGCGCTTGCCGATCAAGACCGCGCTGGTCAACATGGACCGGATCGACGAGGTGGTGGACCATCTGCGCCGCGCCATTGACGAGGGGCGGCAGGCCTATTGGGTCTGTCCGCTGGTCGAGGACAGCGAGGCCGTGGACCTGAGCAGCGCCACAGACCGGTTCAAAAGGCTGCGCGCGGCCCTGGGCGAAGCCAAGGTGGGGCTGGTCCACGGGCAGATGCCACCCGACGAAAAAGACGCCGCGATGGCTGCGTTTCAGCGCGGAGAGACCTCCGTTCTGGTGGCGACGACGGTGATAGAGGTGGGTGTGGATGTGCCCAACGCGTCGATCATGGTGATCGAACGGGCCGAGCATTTCGGGCTGGCGCAACTGCACCAGCTCAGGGGCCGGGTGGGGCGCGGGGCCGAAGCCTCTACCTGCCTGCTGATGTATCAGGCCCCGCTGAGCGACGGCGGCACAAGGCGGCTGGAGACGATGCGCGAGACCGAGGACGGGTTCCGCATTGCCGAGGTCGATCTGCAGATGCGCGGGGCGGGCGACCTGATCGGTACGGCGCAATCGGGTCTGCCGCGGTTCCGGGTAGGCGATCTGGAAAGCCAGGCGGCGCTGATGGCGGTGGCGCAATCGGATGCGCGCAAATTGCTAGCCGAGGATGCGGAGCTGAAAAGCGCGCGGGGCCAGGCCGCGCGGGTGCTGTTGTGGCTGATGGAGCAGGATCGCGCGATCCGGCTGATCGGCGTCGGATAG
- a CDS encoding DUF1153 domain-containing protein codes for MYLKKVHGPRTVTLPDGTSFSQADLPGADTGRWVASRKLAVVRGVLYGLISQEEALMRYQISQDEFHEWLRAVSLHGEEALKVTALKNYKQP; via the coding sequence ATGTATCTCAAAAAAGTTCATGGGCCGCGCACCGTAACCCTGCCGGATGGAACGAGCTTCAGTCAGGCCGATCTGCCAGGCGCCGACACCGGGCGTTGGGTGGCCTCGCGCAAACTGGCGGTTGTGCGCGGGGTGCTCTACGGGCTGATCAGCCAGGAAGAGGCGCTGATGCGCTATCAGATCAGCCAGGATGAATTTCATGAATGGTTGCGTGCCGTTAGCCTGCATGGAGAGGAGGCGCTGAAGGTCACTGCGCTAAAAAACTATAAACAACCCTGA
- a CDS encoding class I SAM-dependent DNA methyltransferase, which produces MGEKFLNRVYGKMAPAETQALYDAWAATYEAEISENGYATPGRLAKAMAKHVSDTSRPLLDFGCGTGLSGLALQLAGFTTLDGMDPSAQMLNIAREKSTYRTLTEIDIADPSPVPKGAYDLITAIGVIGIGAAPASTIDMLLRALPRGGLLGLSLNDHALREKVYEAALCQWLDTGAARLLVKEYGPHLPAQNIKSNVYIIEKA; this is translated from the coding sequence ATGGGAGAAAAATTTCTGAACCGAGTCTATGGCAAGATGGCGCCCGCCGAAACGCAGGCGCTCTATGATGCCTGGGCAGCGACCTACGAGGCCGAGATTTCGGAAAACGGCTATGCCACGCCGGGCCGCCTGGCCAAGGCGATGGCCAAACATGTGTCGGACACCTCCCGCCCCCTGCTCGATTTCGGCTGCGGCACCGGGCTGTCGGGACTCGCCCTGCAACTCGCGGGGTTCACCACGCTCGACGGGATGGACCCCAGCGCGCAGATGCTCAATATCGCCCGCGAAAAGAGCACCTACCGCACCCTGACCGAGATCGACATCGCCGATCCTTCACCGGTGCCGAAGGGCGCCTATGATCTGATCACGGCGATTGGCGTCATCGGCATCGGGGCCGCCCCCGCCTCTACCATCGACATGTTGCTGCGCGCCTTGCCCAGGGGTGGCCTCTTGGGGCTGAGCCTCAATGACCACGCGCTCCGCGAAAAGGTTTATGAGGCGGCACTTTGCCAATGGCTCGACACCGGCGCCGCGCGGCTGCTGGTCAAGGAGTATGGCCCGCACCTGCCCGCTCAGAACATCAAGTCCAACGTCTACATCATTGAAAAAGCGTGA